A window of the Ruminococcaceae bacterium KH2T8 genome harbors these coding sequences:
- a CDS encoding LSU ribosomal protein L19P — protein MDLVKVVESENLRNDYSEIEIGDYVKAHLKIKEGNRERIQVFEGYVIARKGGGISETMTIRRISYGVGVERILPVHSPKIEKIEIVRKGRVRRAKLYYLRDRQGKAARIQEKL, from the coding sequence ATGGATTTGGTTAAAGTTGTTGAGAGCGAGAATCTCAGAAATGACTATTCCGAGATCGAGATCGGTGATTACGTAAAGGCTCACCTTAAGATCAAGGAGGGAAACCGTGAGCGTATCCAGGTATTCGAAGGATATGTTATTGCTCGTAAGGGCGGCGGAATTTCCGAGACCATGACAATTCGTCGTATTTCTTACGGCGTAGGTGTCGAGCGTATTCTTCCCGTACATTCTCCCAAGATTGAGAAGATCGAAATCGTACGTAAGGGTCGCGTCAGAAGAGCTAAGCTTTATTACCTTCGTGATCGTCAGGGTAAGGCTGCCAGGATTCAGGAGAAGCTCTGA